GCGAATCCAACCGAGCCCACCCATCCATTTCTCCCTTCCTCCCCATTCCCCTATTCCAATCCTTCCTCCGCACGCCGAGCCCTCCCCCTCCGCTTCCCTAATCCGCGCGGGCGCCTCGCCACCCTACCCCGATTGCTACCTCCTCGTGGTGGGCGCCGCTCCGATCCGCCCGATCCGCGCTGCTCCTGGGgctccggcgcgcggcggcgagcggcgggggcggcgcagggatggactccgaggacgacATGCACGACGCGAACGACTCTGCCGACGATGACTTCTACAGCGGCGGGGAGGCCGGGCTCCCCGGCAgcgacgacggggacggcgaCTACGACTTCGCCGACCACGACTCCGACGACTCTGGGGAGCTCCTCTCCCACCGGCAGCAGGTGATCTCGGGCTCCCGGCCGCGGGGTGGCGCGTGGCGTGCGTGGGTGCGGATCTGCCTCCATGCGAAAAAAATGTGGGAATTGATGGGTCGTGAATCTAGGCGGTGGTTGATGAGACGACTGTTTAGGCGTTGCACGTGTAGGACATTGCCTTCGTACTTTAGTAGCGTAGACCGGGACGTGACGCACTGGCTCAGAGTAAGTGACCTCTGCATAGGCTGTTACCCCTATACGAATGCACAGTGGTGATGCAAAGCCAGAGCCTGGGTAATCAATAGCACTTATACGTAGCGAGTGATGCCATTTGGTGCATAAAATACATGTCAGGCACTAGGTAGACACATTGTGTTGGACAATTAAATACTTTCAACCAAAATTATGTACACCAAGTGGTGCTAGTGTAGAATATTTGTGATTACGCATAAGCGATGGAAATTTGGAGGTTTAGTAATGCTAAGCTTTATCCGCTTATTGGATGTCAAATCAAATAGAGTATATGAGCTGCAAATGGCATGCAATCTGTGACAAATTTTGAACTTTTGATGTCCTACAAACAAccaagagaaaaaaatttacTGTGCTTCTATGTCCAAATTCGTTGAAGTATTCAGGACTTAGAACTGGAGAATGCAAAACAGTTTAGTAAACTGCTGTACCAGAAGAGCAGAATTGGTGCAGTTCCATGTAGTTCTGAAGAAAAATTTTGATTAGCAGACAAAGTTGATGATGGCACTGTAAATCTTACTTTATctatttctttattttccacTTTATTCTGGCTTTGCATCTTGTTCTGCCAAATGTACAGCAAGCATTTCGGAGACGAGTGCCCCCCTTAATTTTCCATATTTGATTTCTGGATCCAAATCGTAGTCCTATACCTGTGTCTGTGTCTGAGTATAATTCTTGTGTCAAAAAACAACTTGCGAAAGCGGATATGAAACTGTTAGATTGCGACACCCTTATCCGTGTCAACATAGCCCTGGTCCAATATCCTAGTTCTGTACAACTTTGAGTTTGATGATGTTCATCTATGGTATTTATTGTGTTTATGTACATGTATGTTTCAGTATCCTTGTGTCTGTTTATTTTGTGGCTTGTTTCGAATTTCATTTACAgcttttttttgtgaaaatggaaattgtttccGAATTTCATTTACAAGCTGGCTACAGATAACCAGAAAACTACAGGATTATTTTATGGTTGTTTGACATTGATATTGAACTACTGTAGTAATTGCTTGTCAGTTACGATTTTTTTGTGTTAGAATGTTCGCAAATCATATAGCCTTGAAGACTTTTTAGCACTGAGAGAAAGTTGACTAGCGTTGCTTCTACTTGTTTTCGCATCTCCTTTCCAACATCCCTGTTCCCTACCAGTTTGTATTGACTTGGGGATGCTTCGGGAATAAAGGAAATTAATTTGATATGCTGCTATTCATTATTCAAATCTACTTATGTTTTATGCTTCTGCCTTGGCGATCATGTAACACATTGAAATAACAAATATATATTGTAGAAGAAAAATTGACTATTAAGCATGTTTCAGTATAGGGATTTTTTATAGAAGCTAGCAGTCCAAAACGATAAATATATCTTCTTAGGGAAGCTACTGCCAGGCTGAACTTGAACTATATGTAAGGCAAATCAAGCACTTCAAGGAAGTCTTGAAGTGATTTGAGCATGACACTGGTAAAAAAATACATTGTTTTGCCAGCCTTGTAACAATGTGGACATCAATGTGACTCGTGTTAGATTTTTCTGGTAAATGGTAAGCATATTGATTTGATTTGTCTAACCACAATTTGTTGCTAAGAATTTCATTAGATTATTTTAAAGTTAACATTTGATTCTCTTTGTGATAGCACGCTGATCTCTTTGCTAAAAACTTATGCTAGATCACTTGATCATTTTTTATCATTCGGTGTTAGGTGTTCCTCATTGCAGTCATTTATTTTTGTGCCTCCAGCAAAATTACAGCATACTCAGTGAAGTTGATATCAAGCAGCGCCAAGAAGATGACATAAATAGGGTTTCAACTGTTCTTTCAATTTCTAAGTCAGAAGCATGTGTTCTTCTTCGCAACTATAACTGGTATAGTCCTCGCGCACCATAAGATTGAAACTTACACTTTAAGATTGCTCCTTCTTCTAGTTCCTTGCAAAATCTTTCCATATGATGGGCTATTAAGGTTCAAGCTGTTGTATGTGAAGAGCTGTGATTGTCTACAGCTTATGCTATAGGCTCGTGTTTGTTCACTTAAGGATTAATCAATACTGCTTTATCCTGTTTATAGTGCACTTAAGTTTTATAGAATCAATTACCACTTGCAGATGTGCTTCTTTGTTGTTTTTTTCAATATGGATTCAGAGCACAAGGTGCCGTTTTGCGTGTTGTTCTTTTAGCGACCTGATTCTAGTTCACCCTACAGGAGTGTTAGTAAGGTGCATGACGAATGGTTCGCCGATGAAGAGCGTGTTCGTAAGATTGTTGGCTTACCAGAGAAGCACATGGAACTGCCAAATGACAGAGAAGTATGCCCATGTCTCACTAATTTCAATTGTTCTAGTTGGCTATGCACACTTTCTCTCTCTGAATAATATAATAGTTCTTGGTTGTTGCTATTGTTACTGTTGATCTTGTTGCAAGTATGCATGTTTCATGTTGAATTAAATGCTTGAGCCATGAATGTGTTTGTGCGTGGCTTAAGAGTAGGTCCAGGGCTTATGTGCTGGAGCACATTAGGAGGCAGTTGGTAGCTTTCCAATGCATTAGTTTAGGTGCTAAACTAGTTGTGATCCTGTCCTTGTGGCTAGTGGCGCAGGGCTTGTTTGCTTATGACTCATGAGTCTTTGTGCTTATTTCCATACCAGCTTGTGCAATCACTTTGAGTCAAGCTGCTCACTTTTAGTTAAGCTGTTTGTGTATTTATGTGCTTCATCTTCATAGAGCTAGTAGTACAAAGGAACAGAGATTCACTTGGTGTAATCCCATTTGTAGCTCGTGTTGTGTGTTTATTCATGTGTTTGTTTTGTACACAGGAAAGCATTGAGTATTGAGAGCACTCAAGAAAACAGCTGTTGAAatcttttttgttttgcttttgaGCTATGACATGTAGCTCAACTTTTGGCTCTTATCATATTTCTGTTTTAGAGGTAGATCAAATTCTCACTAGAGATGAAGTCTTGGAAATAAAGTCCTCCTAATTTGAAACTTTGTAATCCTAGCACTAAAAGTAAAAGCTGTGGAGGTCTGGTGGAGATCGATACTCCATCATTATATCCCAACTTTTTACAATTTCTTTCTATAGGACTATATGGGCACTCCTACTTGTACTGAGTATTAGCTGACAGAAAAAATGTATCTGAGTGTACATAAAGCGCATAAAATAGGAAAAGATACATTGTAGCCACTCATATTTTTCAATTTGTACTTCTACTGTTATGTGTAATAATTATATTTAGCAATTATTTATGTCAATAATGAACAATCATATAACTATCTGTCCAATTGTTTGGGGAAACAGTTGGCACTATACTAATATGTTGCAGGTTCTCAATGCACATGCGTCAGCACACAATTTCACATGTACCATACATTTTGAGAATGTGTGCTGGTCATTACTTGCCTATTCCCACTCAATTCCACCGAAACTTGGTTGTGACACTCAACACTCTTGAATGATGTTGAACTCCttaaattttattcttatcatAACAGGTGATATGTGGAATATGTTTTGAAAGTTGCCCTCGTGGCATGATGAGTGCTGCTGTATGTGGTCATCCTTTCTGCAGTACATGTTGGAGAGGTTTGTCAATTTGGGACTAAATATTTGTTTGTATATGTTGAATTCCTGTTCACGTGAAATGAAGTTCACTTCATATCATATCAAACCATTGGTCGATGGCAATTGCTGTGATTGGTGATAGTTGTTGCTGTGATTAAATATGGTATCATTATACCATATTTAGTGATTATATATCTTTTGTCCTGCTACTAATAGTTGTTGCTGGCATTACCATTTCTGCATCACTTAGCAAATGCCCTTAGGACTGATGTCAGGTTGCCTATAAAGTTTGTGAAATCTGGGAGCAGTTTAATTTTAAGTGATCATCTTCAGTTACATATTTTGTTTTACCATTCAAAGTTACCACCGGTTGTTTTAACAAAATTTGCCGAGATCACTAGGATCCAGTACTTAAACGTCGCCAATGACATGGGTTTTCAGTCTAGGTGAAAGGCTAATTCATCGCAGTCTGACCTCAATGTGAGGTTTATTTCATTTGTTCCTTAGCATGATGCAATTTACCCTTACCTTCCCATACTGCATTTGGATATAATATATTTGGAAAATAGATTACTCGAGTAGATATACATATGATAAACTTTCTAGGACAGAGGAAGTTTGCTGCTTTGGATCCAACAACAGCAACAAAGCTATCTTGTCCCAAACAAGTTGAGctaggctagagatgaacccaacAAGAGCCCCTAAAATAGAGTGTTTTAATAATACTAGTAGACTTTGCATGCATCAATTTATATAAAGTGTCAGTATGGTGGGCTAGTGGCATATCTCTTTTTTAGGGCACTTTTGTGTTGTTGTTCTGACATTTCATGAAATCAATTTCGTATGAAGAACTCtacctttaattttttttactagAACTAGGCCATCAATTAACATTTTGCTATTGACAGGTTACATTAGCACTGCTATAAATGATGGTCCAGGGTGTTTGATGTTGAGGTGTCCTGATCCATcctgtgctgctgctgttggACAAGATATGATAAATGCACTGGCTGATGATGAGGATAAGGAAAAGTATGGGAGATATCTTCGCAGATCTTACATTGAAGATAACAGAAAGGTAAGTTAATATAATTTGGTGTGGAGATGTTGGTATCTACCATACTACCATGAACAATAAAAGGCTGTGCAGCTGATATTTGAATTCACTCATTTCTGTTGAAGATCTATTTTTTGAGGTTGTAAATAAACATGTTTTTTTTCGTGTTCTCCTTTTCCAAAAGAATGAAGCCAGCATTTCCCATGCATTTCAAAGTGTGCACTGTAGACTATGTCAATTACTTAAAAATGATGTTGCTTGGTAGTTGGTATACAACTATCTTTGACTGCCATATCTAGTCAACACTTAACTTGACACCTCTCATACCTTAAACTCATGCTGATTAAAGTACTGTGTGGAACAGACAAAATGGTGTCCTGCTCCTGGATGTGAATATGCAGTGGAATTCGTCATGGGCAGTGGCAGCTATGATGTCAATTGTAATTGTTCATATGGATTTTGTTGGAATGTGAGTACTTGACTGATTTGTTTACTTGTATTGTAATCAGTAGGCCTTAAAGATTGTTTTTTTTGCAGTGCACTGAGGAAGCTCATCGTCCAGTAGACTGTGCAACTGTTTCAAAGTGGATCCTCAAGAACAGTGCTGAATCAGAGAATATGAACTGGTATAGCAGGCACAAAGTACATTATGCTGATGTTTTAGTTATTCCCCTATCCCCTATCGGAACTAAAATTTTCTCGATGACTTGCCCTGGCAATAATCCCCTCTTGCTCGCTCACCCACAGCCAAATAAAACAGGTGTTGCTCCAAAGTGAGCCCATGTACAGACAGCTGAGCTCTGTACAATATTTGACCCAGCATGTCATTGCATTGCAGACTTCGGCTTCTTTGACTATTTAAAAAAAGTGATGCACTACATCAAGGTGTTCAGTGGTCCATGCATACAAAATGTAGCTTAGTTGATGTCATTTTAGTGGCATAATGATGTTCGAAAATCACCAGTCCACCATTTTCTGAAGTTATAAAAAAAAATGGCTGTGTGATGTTTCTTAAGATGGTTTCTTTTCTGTTAACCTTAGGTATATCAACTTATCAAGTGTGAACCATGTTGTTGACTTGCAAACTGTTTATTTATGATTTTCAGGATACTGGCTAATTCAAAGCCTTGTTCTAAATGCAAGCGACCTATTGAAAAAAATCAGGGATGCATGCACATCACATGCACTCCTCCATGCAAATTTGAGTTCTGCTGGTATGCAATTTTTCTTCTTCATATTATACATTCTATCTTCTTACCAcatacaaataaaaaaatgattttCCTATCATTATACAGGCTGTGTCTTGGTCCATGGTCGGAGCATGGAGAGAGAACTGGTGGATTTTATGCTTGTAACCGCTACGAGTCGGCAAGGCAAGAAGGAGCGGTAGGGATTCTGAGCTTCTGATCTAAGATGTCATCTTGATCAGCAAATTCTAGGTCATCTCCTAAATTTTCTCAGaccttttgtttttttcttgtgGCTACAGTATGATGAATCTGAAAGGAGAAGAGAAATGGCCAAGAACTCCCTTGAGAGATATACACATTATTATGAACGATGGGCAGCCAATCAATCTGTAAGTCGTTGAGAGTGAAAGAAATGACATGAACAAATGTTAGATCTCACATTAGCATGGAGTTCAGGCCAACAATTAATGCATGTAGATGTCTGTTGACATATTGGTTCTTGTATGCATAAACCCTTACAGataaaaaaatactattggTTGACACTGCACTATTCATATGACTTCTTAGTAATAGAACACCTTTTCTAGTTACTTTAAAATATACTCTTCTCTAATGGTGCAGTCAAGGCAAAAAGCGTTGGGAGATCTTCAAAGTCTGCAGAATGACAAGGTATATGATGCATATATGACAcattctttttcatcatttttttattcCCTATTCACATGAAGTCGATGAAGGCATGTAGGGTTTGGATATAATAAATGTCATGCATCTCTTTTTCACTACCTTAAAAAATAAAGCTACCTCTGTTCACCAATCCAAAATTTCTAACACAGACTTGTCCAAATCTTTCGTCAGCTTGAAAAGTTGAGTGACATACAAAGCCAACCTGAGTCACAGCTGAAGTTCATCATAGAGGCATGGTTACAGGTATTACTTCATTACTGCCTAGCCTAGTTTAGTTTCATCACA
This sequence is a window from Panicum virgatum strain AP13 chromosome 7K, P.virgatum_v5, whole genome shotgun sequence. Protein-coding genes within it:
- the LOC120641329 gene encoding probable E3 ubiquitin-protein ligase ARI8; translated protein: MDSEDDMHDANDSADDDFYSGGEAGLPGSDDGDGDYDFADHDSDDSGELLSHRQQQNYSILSEVDIKQRQEDDINRVSTVLSISKSEACVLLRNYNWSVSKVHDEWFADEERVRKIVGLPEKHMELPNDREVICGICFESCPRGMMSAAVCGHPFCSTCWRGYISTAINDGPGCLMLRCPDPSCAAAVGQDMINALADDEDKEKYGRYLRRSYIEDNRKTKWCPAPGCEYAVEFVMGSGSYDVNCNCSYGFCWNCTEEAHRPVDCATVSKWILKNSAESENMNWILANSKPCSKCKRPIEKNQGCMHITCTPPCKFEFCWLCLGPWSEHGERTGGFYACNRYESARQEGAYDESERRREMAKNSLERYTHYYERWAANQSSRQKALGDLQSLQNDKLEKLSDIQSQPESQLKFIIEAWLQIVECRRVLKWTYAYGFYLPEHEHAKRQFFEYLQGEAESGLERLHQCTEKELQVYLEAESPSKDFNDFRTKLAGLTSVTRNYFENLVRALETGLNDVGPSTSHGTCSRSATSKSLGGKSKSGKNRASSTSSKSGGSNRGLDDSNIWICDQCTFANPKSARACQACDRQHR